A genomic segment from Nicotiana tabacum cultivar K326 chromosome 7, ASM71507v2, whole genome shotgun sequence encodes:
- the LOC107802033 gene encoding membrane protein PM19L, protein MASGAGKSAAFMLLILNVLLYFIVIIIASWAVNHAIVRSKETASTLPIPAKIFPIFFPFGNMATGFLIIFSLIAGVVGFITSLTGIQNVIQWNAPNLHAAAFSSLTTWLLTLLAMGLACKEIDMGWTDSNLRTLEVILIILSGTQMFCTGAIHAGIGDVATRDL, encoded by the exons ATGGCTTCAGGGGCAGGAAAATCAGCAGCATTTATGCTTTTGATACTTAATGTCTTGCTTTACTTCATTGTTATTATAATTGCTTCTTGGGCTGTTAATCATGCCATAGTAAGATCCAAAGAAACAG CATCAACTCTGCCAATTCCAGCTAAGATCTTTCCtatattctttccttttggaaacaTGGCAACTGGTTTTCTCATCATATTTTCACTTATTGCTGGAGTGGTGGGCTTCATTACCTCACTTACTGGAATTCAGAATGTGATACAATGGAATGCTCCCAATTTACATGCAGCTGCTTTCTCTTCTCTCACTACTTGGTTACTCACATTACTCGCCATGGG GTTGGCTTGTAAGGAGATTGATATGGGGTGGACTGACTCAAACTTG AGGACCTTGGAGGTAATATTGATAATATTGAGCGGGACACAAATGTTCTGCACTGGTGCAATTCATGCTGGAATTGGAGATGTTGCTACTCGAGACCTTTAA
- the LOC107802035 gene encoding glutamine synthetase, chloroplastic — translation MAQILAPSAQWQMRMTKSSTDANPLTSKMWSSVVLKQNKRLAVKSSAKFRVFALQSDSGTVNRVEQLLNLDVTPYTDKIIAEYIWIGGSGIDMRSKSRTISKPVKHASELPKWNYDGSSTGQAPGEDSEVILYPQAIFKDPFRGGNNILVICDAYTPAGEPIPSNKRHKAAQIFSDSKVVSEVPWFGIEQEYTLLQQNVKWPLGWPVGGYPGPQGPYYCGAGADKSFGRDISDAHYKACLYAGINISGTNGEVMPGQWEFQVGPSVGIEAGDHIWCARYILERITEQAGVVLSLDPKPIEGDWNGAGCHTNYSTLSMREEGGFEVIKKAILNLSLRHKEHISAYGEGNERRLTGKHETASIDKFSWGVANRGASIRVGRDTEKQGKGYLEDRRPASNMDPYVVTGLLAETTILWEPTLEAEALAAQKLALNV, via the exons ATGGCTCAGATCTTGGCTCCATCTGCACAATGGCAGATGAGAATGACAAAGAGCTCAACAGATGCTAATCCCTTGACTTCAAAGATGTGGAGTTCTGTGGTGTTGAAGCAGAATAAAAGACTTGCTGTTAAAAGCTCTGCCAAATTTAGAGTCTTTGCTCTCCAATCTGATAGTGGCACTGTGAACAGAGTGGAACAGCTGCTAAACTTGGACGTAACTCCATACACTGACAAGATCATTGCTGAATATATTTG GATCGGAGGATCTGGAATTGACATGCGCAGTAAATCAAGG ACTATTTCAAAGCCAGTCAAGCATGCTTCTGAGCTCCCAAAGTGGAACTACGATGGATCAAGTACTGGACAAGCACCTGGAGAAGACAGTGAAGTCATTCTATA CCCTCAGGCAATATTTAAAGACCCTTTCCGTGGTGGTAACAACATCTTG GTTATCTGTGATGCCTACACACCAGCTGGAGAGCCAATTCCATCAAACAAACGCCATAAAGCTGCTCAGATTTTTAGCGACTCAAAAGTTGTATCTGAAGTTCCATG GTTCGGAATAGAACAAGAGTACACCTTACTCCAACAAAATGTGAAGTGGCCTTTAGGTTGGCCTGTTGGAGGCTACCCCGGACCTCAG GGTCCTTACTACTGTGGTGCTGGAGCGGATAAGTCATTTGGCCGTGATATATCAGATGCTCACTACAAGGCTTGTCTGTATGCTGGAATTAACATTAGTGGTACTAACGGAGAGGTTATGCCAGGACAG TGGGAATTTCAAGTAGGTCCTAGTGTGGGAATTGAAGCTGGAGATCACATCTGGTGCGCCAGATACATCCTTGAG AGAATTACTGAACAAGCAGGAGTTGTTCTCTCACTTGATCCAAAACCAATTGAG GGCGACTGGAATGGTGCCGGATGCCACACTAACTACAG TACACTAAGTATGAGAGAAGAGGGAGGATTTGAAGTAATAAAGAAAGCAATTCTGAATCTCTCCCTTCGCCACAAGGAGCATATAAGTGCTTATGGAGAAGGAAATGAGAGAAGGTTGACTGGAAAGCATGAAACTGCAAGCATTGACAAATTTTCATGG GGAGTTGCTAACCGTGGTGCCTCAATCCGTGTGGGGCGTGACACTGAGAAGCAAGGCAAAG GTTATTTGGAAGACCGCCGTCCAGCTTCAAACATGGACCCCTATGTTGTGACTGGATTACTTGCCGAAACTACTATTCTGTGGGAGCCAACCCTTGAGGCTGAAGCTCTTGCTGCTCAAAAGCTCGCATTGAATGTTTAG